In Flavobacterium sp. GSB-24, the genomic window GAACGAAGCAATCTCAAGTTGTTTAGCTTTTGTGCTTTTTTAATACGGTTGCTTCGTTCCTCGCAATGACAAACAAGGCTTGGAATTTGGATTTTTTTTATTGGAATTTAACTTTAAAGATCATGAAACAAGAAGAATTACAAGCGATAGCCTCTCAACTAAAAAATCCATCGGGAGAAAAAGGAATCGAAATGGCAAATATGATGAACGAAACAAACATCAATATGACGCGCCATTCGATTCAAAATTTAAATATATCCAAAGAAAATAAAATTCTGGAATTAGGCCACGGAAACGCTGGTCATGTTGAATTTTTGTTTGAACAGGCGGAAAAACTAAAATATTATGGATTAGAAATGTCCGAGCTGATGTTTCAGGAAGCGCGCCAGATTAACAGAAATTTTGTGTCTCAAAAACAAGCTTTCTTTTCACTTTATGACGGAAATATAATTCCGTTTGAAGAAGAATCTTTCGATAAAATATTTACGGTAAATACCATTTATTTTTGGCAGGAGCCAGAGAAATTACTTTTAGAAATTTACAGGGTTTTAAAATCAAATGGAAATTTCTGCTTAACATTTGCAGAGGAAGATTTTATGAAGAAACTTCCGTTTACTCAATTTGAATTTGAACTTTACAGTACAGAAAAAGCGCAGAAACTAATTGAAAAATCACCTTTTAAGATTGTGTATACAGAAACACAGACAGAAAAAGTAAAAAGCAAAACAGGAGAATTGGTTGACAGAGCTTTTACGACTATTGTTCTAGAGAAATAATTTCTTGCCAGATTAATAAAGATTTACAGAGATTAAAAAATCATTTTAATCCTACTAATCTGTGGCAAAAAAAATGACTAATCAATTTTCGCAATCTTTTTTTAAGTACTTTCATTCTTTATTAATCATTCTGAATTATAATCGTTTAAAATTATGGAAGTTAAGAGAATCAATTTT contains:
- a CDS encoding class I SAM-dependent methyltransferase, which encodes MKQEELQAIASQLKNPSGEKGIEMANMMNETNINMTRHSIQNLNISKENKILELGHGNAGHVEFLFEQAEKLKYYGLEMSELMFQEARQINRNFVSQKQAFFSLYDGNIIPFEEESFDKIFTVNTIYFWQEPEKLLLEIYRVLKSNGNFCLTFAEEDFMKKLPFTQFEFELYSTEKAQKLIEKSPFKIVYTETQTEKVKSKTGELVDRAFTTIVLEK